A genomic segment from Dendropsophus ebraccatus isolate aDenEbr1 chromosome 7, aDenEbr1.pat, whole genome shotgun sequence encodes:
- the LOC138796586 gene encoding paraneoplastic antigen Ma1 homolog, which translates to MGTFTEDGVFKWCEETSTAEEYSFAVYGELLECSDNDILQNVNWLHGVIHPKVVDRRNDFEKPWSAALIATEQVLQKEFFPSAISVSAERGQKWIIIWPLRPVETQPQGSNSPDRRPHRRLPPTPSRATSEETSATADILVATMEKLVSQFAKMQPEGSYRRLRTFSGVLPTPAGEEGYDIWRDATLQYLEEWQCTDAAKKQRIVESLKGPAMEVVQAAWRSKPHATSQDYMAALEDAFGSPEDGVDLLYKLRTTYQDPGEKMSDYLYRLDKLIHRVVSKGGISSAEVDKCRLDQVLRGALTHDPIAQRLRCCDKEKIPHSFPKLLKEVRHEEAILAARELKPTRVAAVALESKSPGREEELLKVIEKQGEQISQLLSVQTEQVEWLRQIAEAATERPQPLTKKIGDHPQRSRDPKTEGCFICGDHSHIARQCPKKWEFKEPVPPPRSKGKMSGNGKGGQ; encoded by the coding sequence ATGGGAACATTCACAGAAGATGGTGTGTTTAAGTGGTGTGAAGAGACTAGCACTGCTGAAGAATATAGTTTTGCAGTGTATGGTGAACTCCTGGAGTGTTCAGACAATGACATACTGCAGAATGTGAACTGGCTTCATGGGGTTATTCACCCCAAAGTGGTTGACCGAAGAAATGATTTTGAGAAGCCATGGTCAGCTGCGCTAATAGCCACAGAGCAGGTGTTGCAGAAAGAATTCTTCCCATCTGCAATATCTGTGTCCGCTGAACGTGGACAGAAGTGGATAATCATATGGCCTCTGCGGCCTGTGGAAACGCAACCTCAAGGTTCAAATAGTCCTGATAGAAGGCCTCATAGACGGTTACCCCCTACCCCCTCTCGTGCCACGTCAGAAGAGACCTCTGCTACTGCTGATATACTTGTGGCAACAATGGAGAAGCTAGTCAGCCAGTTTGCAAAAATGCAGCCAGAGGGGAGCTACCGTCGTTTAAGGACCTTTTCTGGGGTTCTCCCTACCCCAGCAGGAGAAGAAGGATATGACATATGGAGAGATGCCACCTTGCAGTATCTAGAAGAGTGGCAATGTACCGATGCTGCAAAGAAACAGAGAATAGTGGAGAGTCTGAAGGGCCCTGCTATGGAAGTGGTCCAGGCTGCCTGGCGAAGCAAGCCACATGCAACTTCCCAAGACTATATGGCGGCACTTGAGGATGCTTTTGGGTCCCCAGAGGATGGTGTAGACCTGCTATACAAACTCCGTACTACTTACCAAGATCCAGGGGAGAAGATGTCGGACTATCTTTACAGGCTGGATAAGCTGATTCACCGAGTAGTATCCAAAGGAGGGATTAGCTCTGCAGAAGTTGACAAGTGCCGCCTTGATCAAGTATTACGCGGAGCTCTGACCCATGACCCTATTGCTCAACGACTGAGGTGCTGTGATAAAGAGAAGATACCTCATTCCTTTCCAAAATTACTTAAGGAAGTGCGACATGAAGAAGCTATTTTGGCTGCCAGAGAGCTGAAACCCACAAGAGTAGCTGCCGTTGCTCTAGAATCTAAGTCACCAGGCCGAGAGGAGGAGCTTCTGAAGGTAATTGAGAAGCAAGGAGAGCAGATTTCACAACTCCTAAGTGTCCAGACTGAACAAGTAGAGTGGTTGCGACAGATTGCTGAGGCGGCAACTGAAAGACCCCAGCCGCTCACAAAGAAGATAGGTGATCATCCTCAGAGAAGCAGAGACCCGAAGACTGAGGGATGCTTCATATGTGGGGATCACAGCCACATTGCTCGCCAATGCCCAAAGAAGTGGGAGTTCAAGGAGCCTGTACCACCTCCCCGTTCAAAGGGTAAAATGTCgggaaatgggaaagggggtcagTAG